The following proteins come from a genomic window of Larimichthys crocea isolate SSNF chromosome XV, L_crocea_2.0, whole genome shotgun sequence:
- the LOC113747695 gene encoding galactose-specific lectin nattectin-like — protein sequence MASALHFIVLLCGLWIGANVISAHHLGGCPHRWTKHGCRCFRFFNTPKPWAEAERFCTLHGGNLASVLTREEGNLISSMMTTTAWVGGYDKVQDGVWLWSDGRKFDFYLWRQSPIEPNNAHGGEGCMQFLKTRNANDNKCHHRIHFVCAKNA from the exons ATGGCATCAGCTCTTCATTTCATCGTCCTCCTCTGTGGACTCTGGATCGGAGCAAAC GTGATAAGTGCTCATCATTTAG GTGGCTGCCCTCATCGTTGGACTAAACATGGCTGTCGCTGCTTCAGGTTCTTCAACACTCCGAAGCCGTGGGCTGAGGCAGAG CGTTTCTGCACTCTTCATGGTGGCAATCTGGCTTCCGTCCTTACTAGAGAAGAGGGCAATTTGATCAGCAGCATGATGACAACAACAGCTTGGGTTGGAGGCTATGATAAAGTGCAG GATGGTGTGTGGCTCTGGAGTGATGGTAGAAAGTTTGACTTCTATCTGTGGAGGCAGTCCCCTATAGAGCCTAACAACGCCCATGGAGGAGAAGGATGCATGCAGTTTTTGAAAACAA GAAATGCCAACGATAATAAATGTCATCATCGCATACATTTTGTCTGTGCCAAGAACGCCTAA